aaaaggcttgatcacgtgatgttactcaaacagagaacaatagtcagcaacagtaggtatgaggaaaactgacccatttattattaaccaattggttacatgagTTTTAACCtccaacataatatctacagtattctacaattgaatataatattaaaaaaaattaatttgaaagaaaaaaaaaattgtaaattcggaaatttgaatccgatatttgttttcaggctgatatcgacacccctaatgctgcgttcacaccaaatgcgtcttctgcggcaccggacgcgtCTGCTGCACGAAACATTCCGCAGGTTTCGCagaatcaaaaaatgtccccacaTGCTTCATATGCATGTTTGaagtgaagccccgcccacccgcgacacatccaactcggtgagtttcaccgccagctgaagcgaggagctgcacacctttttctcctctcataaacataaaccacaagtgaaaaaagccggtgtgattagcggctaatgctatcctagcttagtgccgactttcaaataTGAAAACTGCAGcgataacttttacctgctactcagattctcctccacgccgaATCCTTCCTGGTACGGGCccagttataaaggccgtgtcatacagctccaggtggtcacacacagcttctactccatggttgaatgggtgaacagaccggtgtccgtgctGACAGcctgtgacgtcatcatcaacaaggactctgattggcttttgtcatgcgaaacagccgcaggagttcaatattttcagctcttgcgaatgtgcggatATATGACGAAAAAAATCAGGAGCGCACTCGCGCGGCCAACGCTCTTAACGTGCGGACCGCACTGCAGGAcagatttcgcatctgggacacatctatccattgactttgtatgtaatctggacgtacggacattttgtgatgcattcggtgtgaacgcagcataagggtcacattagctgcgtttccattacccttggaaatgcgcaaaatttaaatagcgcaataaaaacacccaaattaaaaaaaaaaaaaaaaaacacaaatattaaaagTTGTTACGCTTTCATAAGGAATTTCGTACACACAGTTGAATAGTGTCTGGCTGTATTCTTTCGCATTCAAAACTTTTGCGGCCTGATTACAGCTCTATCTTATCCTATCTTACCTGGCTGATGTGATTCCCGGCTAGATCGAGTACTTCCAGCGAGCGCAGCATTGAAAAGATGCCGCTGTGCAGCGCGGTGAGCTGGTTGTCCTGCAGGTGGAGCTGTCTCAGGCTGCTCATGGAGGCGAATGACCTCACCTGCACGCTTCGGATGCTGTTAGCACTGAGGTTTAGCCTCTGCAGGGCGTCGAGGTGAAGGAAGCAGCGTCTGTCCAAGATGAGCAGCTGGTTGTGAGCGAGCTGCAGCTCTCGGAGCAGAGACAGTCCCACGGTGAAACCTTCTGTCAACACGGAGATGCTGTTCCAGCTCAGATCCAGCTTCTGCAGGAACTCCATGTATGAGAAGGCTCCATCGTGCACGACGCTGATGTTGTTGTTCTGCAGCAGGAGGACTCTCAGTTTGCGGTTGTTGCTGAAGGACTGCGGGAGAATGAAGGTCAGGTTGTTGTCGGACAGATCCAGCAGCTCCGTGATGGACGGGATCCGCTCTGGAAGCTGAGTGAAGCCGGCCCGGGAGCAGATGGAGAACCTGAGCTCTCCCCTGCAGTCGCAGCCTGTTTCACACCAACTGCTGCGTGAGCTGCAGCTCACCAAGGTCAGATAggtcagcagcaggagcagcgaCATCATGGCTGTGAACGGCTCTGAAAGACAGAAGAAAACATGACAAGATATTTAATTTCACCTACaacctccatgcattgccacaaattacacactgATGTAAGACCAACCATGGATACAGACTATTAGTGACGATGCACATCTCCATTTTgtcaaataagctatcaaaacatTCTGAAAAATCACGAGATTTATGCTAATTGGGAACTTTTAAATTTTTACCTTATTaaattttttctttcccattaatttctatttaaaattTCAAGCCTTTCATCCTCCAGccatttttcaacccatttcaactttttttcaacctttttgctAATTTTCAGCTAATgctgttaatgctattgctaggttaatgccaatgctaggctaatgctaacgttaaaaTAATGCTAACAtgaggctaatgctaaccctagattaatgctaacactaggctaatgctaaggcttggtttatgctaatgctaggttagtgcaaACActcggttaatgctaatgctaagataatgttaatgctaggttagtgctaatgctaggtttgtgttcatgctaggtttatgctgtttggttaatgctaatactaggttagcGTTAATGCTAGCGAATGCTAAGCTATTTCAAATGTATGCTAATTCtaactaatgctaagctaatacagtGTGACGTGAGCCAGCACCTGTATCTTCACTTGGatattttttcaggaaatgcaaatattctagttattattattattgttgtttatttgtatactgtatatacaacaggataggtaaaattcagagacaaactTAACTTCAGGGCgtcattgtatatgacattacatcagtggttcccaacttttaattaatacaaatttacTTAATGagtaaaatcaaaacaaaaaagaaaactatataatatttatacaaaaagtacacaaaacgacaacagaaatgcacaaaaatatataaaaacgctacaaaaacacacaaaatgattccaaaaaacatacactgcagaaaaatacaccaaacgaatacaaaatggctgaaaactacacaaaaaaagatacaaaaaatgcacaaaaagacaacagaaagatacaaaaatacacataatgactgcaaaaaacataca
This is a stretch of genomic DNA from Gouania willdenowi chromosome 2, fGouWil2.1, whole genome shotgun sequence. It encodes these proteins:
- the LOC114477974 gene encoding leucine-rich repeats and immunoglobulin-like domains protein 1 — its product is METGAAAEPFTAMMSLLLLLTYLTLVSCSSRSSWCETGCDCRGELRFSICSRAGFTQLPERIPSITELLDLSDNNLTFILPQSFSNNRKLRVLLLQNNNISVVHDGAFSYMEFLQKLDLSWNSISVLTEGFTVGLSLLRELQLAHNQLLILDRRCFLHLDALQRLNLSANSIRSVQVRSFASMSSLRQLHLQDNQLTALHSGIFSMLRSLEVLDLAGNHISQTETGVFKPLTSMTLLNLAGNQLSRIDFKSFLSIHTYSTHILLEGNPWHCDCDLQRVFRKLRSIHRLFLDDYHNLSCRTPPVLRHYRLMDVDAELCVAETVTVLIITITVLITVLAAMVMGERKRKKKKKGLHWTQQGEFSDESDY